The DNA sequence GGAGCGCGAACAGCGGAGAGAGTGTAGCCGTGCCCACGGTCAAGGAAGCAGAGCGGCAGATGGAAGAGGCGCTGGACGCCATGCGCCGGGAATTCGCTACGGTGCGGACCGGGAAGGCCACGCCCGCGCTCCTCGACACCGTGCGGGTCGACGCCTACGGGGCCAAGATGCCGGTCAACCAGGTCGCGACCGTCTCCACGCCCGACGCCTCCATGCTCGTGGTGACGCCGTTCGACCGATCCGTCATCGGGAACATCGAGCGAGCGATCCAGACCGCCGACCTCGGACTCAATCCCTCCAACGATGGCTCGGTGATCCGGATTCCGATCCCGCCGCTCAACGAAGAGCGCCGCAAGGAATTCGCGAAGCTGCTGCACAAGATGGCCGAGGAAGGACGGGTCTCCGTCCGGCACGCCAGGCACAAGGCCAACGATGAAGTAAAGGTCCGACTCAAGGAGCACGAGATCGGGGAAGATGAGGCGCACCGGCTCCTGGAACAGATCCAGAAGCTCACGGACGAGTATGTCCGCGAGATCGACGAGCTGTTGGCCCACAAGGAGAAGGAGATCATGCAGGTCTGAGCCAGGGTTCGTTCCTGGCTCTGCCGCGTCGCGCTATGTCCCAGTCTCTCGAGGAGATCCGCCTAAACGGGGTCGTCCCGGAGCACGTGGCCATCATCATGGACGGCAACGGGCGCTGGGCGGCCGCCCGCGGTCTGCCGCGCCACGAGGGACATCGCGCGGGCATGCGGGCCGTGCGAGAGGTCATCGAAGGCGCGGTCGAAGCGGGGATCCGTGTCCTCACGCTCTTCGCGTTCTCGACCGAGAACTGGCAGCGGCCCCGGCGCGAGATCAGTGCGCTGATGTCGATCTTGCGGATGTACGCCCAGAAGGAACAGCGCGAGCTGCGCAAGCAGGGCGTCGAGGTTCATGTGTTGGGGGAGATCGACCGCGTCGACGGAGTGACGCGCAAGGCTGTGCAGGGCATCGTCGCCGCAACGCGCGGGGGCACCCAACTGCGACTCAATCTGATGATTTCGTACAGCGGCAGGGAGGAGTTGGTCCGAGCCTTCCGGCGCATCTCCGAACGCGTAGCCAGCGGTGAACTGCGCAGCGAGGAGATCGACGAAGACGTCATCGAGTCCGAGCTCTTCACAGTCGGCCTTCCCGATCCCGATCTCCTGATTCGCACGTCGGGCGAGATCCGCATCAGCAACTTCATGCTTTGGCAGATGGCCTACACGGAGATGCACATCACGTCCGTTCTCTGGCCGGACTTCACCCGCGAGGACCTCTTCGCAGCGGTGCTGGACTACCAGCGTCGCGAACGCCGTTTCGGCAGGGTCAGCGCGCGGTAGCCATGGCTGCGGCGGGGGATCTCGCGCGACGAGTCGCCGTCGCGGCCGTTGGGGTGCCCTTCGGCATCTGGGTCATCGCCCTGGGTGGCTGGCCGCTCGGACTGGTCTTGGGGGCGGTGGCGGTGGGCTCCGCCCACGAGTTC is a window from the Gemmatimonadota bacterium genome containing:
- the frr gene encoding ribosome recycling factor, which codes for MEEALDAMRREFATVRTGKATPALLDTVRVDAYGAKMPVNQVATVSTPDASMLVVTPFDRSVIGNIERAIQTADLGLNPSNDGSVIRIPIPPLNEERRKEFAKLLHKMAEEGRVSVRHARHKANDEVKVRLKEHEIGEDEAHRLLEQIQKLTDEYVREIDELLAHKEKEIMQV
- the uppS gene encoding polyprenyl diphosphate synthase, whose protein sequence is MSQSLEEIRLNGVVPEHVAIIMDGNGRWAAARGLPRHEGHRAGMRAVREVIEGAVEAGIRVLTLFAFSTENWQRPRREISALMSILRMYAQKEQRELRKQGVEVHVLGEIDRVDGVTRKAVQGIVAATRGGTQLRLNLMISYSGREELVRAFRRISERVASGELRSEEIDEDVIESELFTVGLPDPDLLIRTSGEIRISNFMLWQMAYTEMHITSVLWPDFTREDLFAAVLDYQRRERRFGRVSAR